A region of Massilia sp. WG5 DNA encodes the following proteins:
- the rnhB gene encoding ribonuclease HII — MSKKKFDFYPGLPTRGRPFTTVDIVCGVDEAGRGPLAGPVYAAAVILDPKRPIEGLRDSKKLTEARRDELAPIIRERALAWAVAECSHLEIDTLNILQATMLAMRRAVEQLATMPTIALIDGNRCPQLMAPIRAHAVVEGDDKVHAISAASILAKTARDAALVALHDAYPQYAFDQHKGYSTALHLERLRLHGPCPVHRRSFAPVRALLQADLLDFA; from the coding sequence ATGAGCAAGAAGAAGTTCGATTTTTATCCCGGCCTGCCCACCCGCGGCCGCCCGTTCACCACCGTCGACATCGTCTGCGGCGTGGACGAGGCCGGGCGCGGTCCGCTGGCCGGCCCGGTCTATGCCGCCGCCGTGATCCTCGACCCGAAACGGCCGATCGAGGGACTGCGCGATTCCAAGAAGCTGACCGAGGCGCGCCGCGACGAGCTGGCGCCGATCATCAGGGAGCGGGCGCTGGCCTGGGCCGTCGCCGAGTGCTCGCACCTCGAGATCGACACCCTGAACATCCTGCAGGCGACCATGCTGGCGATGCGTCGCGCGGTCGAGCAGCTGGCCACCATGCCGACCATCGCCCTGATCGACGGCAACCGCTGTCCGCAGCTCATGGCGCCGATCCGCGCCCACGCCGTGGTCGAGGGCGACGACAAGGTGCATGCCATCTCGGCCGCCTCGATCCTGGCCAAGACCGCGCGCGACGCCGCCCTGGTGGCGCTGCACGACGCCTATCCGCAGTACGCCTTCGACCAGCACAAGGGCTATTCGACCGCGCTGCACCTGGAGCGCCTGCGCCTGCACGGCCCGTGCCCGGTGCACCGCCGTTCCTTCGCGCCGGTGCGCGCGTTGCTGCAGGCTGATCTTCTGGATTTTGCATGA
- a CDS encoding RNA methyltransferase, which yields MKTVSSRDNPFYKDLKQLATSSQARRKAGRSLLDGVHLCQSWLDLRGLPAHCVVSEDALANPEVAAIVERVEAARGPVTALPEALFGAISQVEHGVSLVFVVDTPSPQAPQVLAESAVLLDGVQDPGNVGSILRSAGAAGIRQVWCSPGTAFCWSPKVLRAAMGAHFVLEIYENVDLAALVRGAAIPVLATSGYAAECLYDVELAGPVAWVLGHEGQGVSDTLLNLASRRVAVPHAGQVESLNVAACAAVCFFEQLRQQRQQRA from the coding sequence ATGAAGACCGTCAGCTCGCGCGACAACCCCTTCTACAAGGACCTGAAACAGCTCGCCACCAGCTCGCAGGCGCGCCGCAAGGCCGGCCGCTCGCTGCTGGACGGCGTGCACCTGTGCCAGTCGTGGCTGGACCTGCGTGGCCTGCCGGCGCACTGCGTGGTGTCCGAGGACGCCCTGGCCAATCCGGAAGTCGCCGCCATCGTCGAGCGCGTCGAAGCGGCGCGCGGTCCCGTGACGGCGCTGCCGGAGGCGCTGTTCGGCGCCATCAGCCAGGTCGAGCACGGCGTCAGCCTGGTGTTCGTGGTCGATACGCCGTCGCCGCAGGCGCCGCAAGTGCTGGCCGAATCGGCGGTGCTGCTGGACGGCGTCCAGGACCCGGGCAACGTCGGCTCGATCCTGCGCAGCGCCGGCGCAGCCGGGATCCGCCAGGTCTGGTGCAGCCCGGGCACCGCCTTCTGCTGGTCGCCCAAGGTGCTGCGCGCGGCGATGGGCGCCCATTTCGTGCTGGAGATCTACGAGAACGTGGACCTCGCGGCCCTGGTGCGCGGGGCCGCCATCCCGGTGCTGGCGACCAGCGGCTATGCCGCCGAATGCCTGTACGACGTGGAACTGGCCGGCCCGGTGGCCTGGGTGCTGGGCCACGAAGGGCAGGGCGTGTCCGATACCCTGCTGAACCTGGCCAGCCGCCGCGTGGCGGTGCCGCACGCCGGCCAGGTCGAGTCCCTGAACGTCGCCGCCTGCGCCGCAGTGTGTTTTTTCGAGCAGTTGCGGCAGCAACGGCAGCAACGGGCATAG